The Deinococcus roseus nucleotide sequence GGTTTCTGCCTGGGCCATCCGGGTGATGGGCTTCTTTTACATCCTCTATTACGGAGCGCTGGATGTGCTGGCAGGCATTGCCACCGGCCTGATGGTGCAGAAAAACATGGCTCCAGATGCCCCCCAGGTCTCTGCCCTCTTTGACACGGGAAACACCCTCAGTCAGATCGGGGTGTGGAGTTTCCTGCTGGGTTCCCTGGTGACACTGTTCCTGTACTGGCAACTGGTGGGCCGCAGGGCTTTTCTGGGCGGCCTGCTTTTGATTGCTGCAGCCCTGTCCTTTCTGAACAGCCACATCTATTTTCCGGTGGGGGTCATCACCATGGTGGTCATGGCGGCAGGTTTTGCCTTCCTGATGCACAGCCGGACTTACTTTCGGGACCTGACCCCCCAGAACAGAAAATAAAACCACAAACAGAGCTGTGCAGGATGTTCCTGCACAGCCAGAGCAACTTCAGATCCAGCAACCTCAGGGCTGATACAGACGGTAAACCGTACCGCTTTCATCATCGGAAATCAGCAGGCTGCCATCTGACAGAGGTGCAGTGTCCACCGGACGGCCCCAGCGCACCTTGTTGGCTGCGTCCGTCACCCAGCCAGAAACCAGGTCCTGTTCTCCGGTGGGCTGTCCGTTCTGGAAGGGGAAGAAGCTGACCTTGTGCCCGGTGAAGGACTGGCGGTTCCAGGAGCCGTGCAGACCCACCACAGCTCCATTTTTGAAGCCTTCAGGCACACTGGCTCCGGTCCAGAAGGTCAGGCCCAGCGGCGCAGAGTGGGCCTGGATGCCCATGTCGGTGGGGGTCATGGTGTTGCAGTCCTTGACCGAATTGTCGGGATTGCGAGTCACATCTGCAACATAAGGCATGTTCTGGTATCCCGTGGTGCTGTTGAGGACCGGGTTGCAGTAAGGCCAGCCGTAATCTCCGCCCTCTTTCACTTTGATGAATTGCTCGGGCGGGTTGTTGTCCACAAAATCCGGGAGCACCTTGCCGTAATCGTCTGACCCGTCTCCATCAAAGTCCTTGTGGTAGGGGTACTGCATGTCATCCCGCTGGTTGATCACCGCCCAGAGGTCTCCAGTGTCTGGAGCAAAAGCCAGTCCTTCCGCATTGCGGATGCCCGTGGCAAACAATTTGCGGTTTTTGCCATCCAGATCGTACTGGTAAATGGCTCCCCGAATGGGATCGGTTTGCAGGTCGCGGGGGTCCTCGTTGGTGGAGCTGGCCACATCCACGTACAGCTTGCCCCCGCCAATGGCGATGTTCTTGAGGATGTGGCGGTAATTGTCTTCATCTGGGAGGGGTTCGGTGGGCAGACCATCCACCACCACTTCCATGGCCCTGCGGGTGAGGTCACCGTTCTGGTATTCCGAACGGCTGATGCGTCCTGCCTCGGAGACATACAGGTAGGTTTTGCCTTCAATCTGGGTGAACACCATGTCATGCGGGTTGTTGAGGCCCGTCACGAAGGCACTGGTGGCATAAGCAGCCCCCGGACGGACCAGGGAAATGCTGCCTTCTTTGGGCTGGGACACCAGCACATTGCCGTCTGGAGTGACAGCCAGGAAGCGGGCCCCTTTCACACGGGCCACCACCTGAATTTTCATGCCACTGGGAATGTTGAGGGTGCGGGCCTGGTTGAAGGGTGCGGTGTTCAGGCCAGAGGGCACCTCCAGTTGGGTGGACACCAGTACAGGTGGATTGGGCGAGGCCATCATGCGGCATCCCAGCAGGCTGAAGGTCAGCAGGGCAGCAAGTGCAGGAAGTTTTTTCATTTTGGGCTCCTTGTGTGTTTTGGGCTTGTGTGTTTTGGGAAAGTGCCAGTGTTCAATGTCCAGTGTTTAATGTTGAACTTCTTTACTACACACCTCAGCAGATCATGTAAATGTATGAAAAAAGCACTTCACAATGTAAACCGCAATGCTTAATGTTGCTGAGGATTTTCTGAGTTCCCAGCAGCCCGGCAAGGTTCTTGCAACTTGTCTTTGTTGACCTGCATTTTTCCAGGCCCTGGTCCCTCACCAGCGCTCCCTGCTGGCAAAACCCTCAGCAAAACCTGAGAACCTCAAGAATCATTGCCCTGACAGGGTTTTTGCCCTCAGCAGCCGCTTCAAAGCCTGCTCAGATGCCGTCAGGTGCTCTTCGCTGTTGATCTGGTTTTTGACCCTGAAGTCATCCAGAATGCGGCCTTCCAGGTACACATCAAAGACCTTTGGAGAGATGTAATGCCCCCGCACCACAGCAGGTGTGTTGCCCAGATCTGCTGCCACCACCTTCACGCATTCGGTGAGGTTCTTGCGCGCCTGTCGCTCGCTTTCAGGCAATCCCACCTGAGACAGGTACTCTGCCGCCAGCAAGGTCCCACCCCAGGTGCGGAAATCCTTGGCAGTGAAAGGACCCATCACCTCCCGGATGTATGCGTTCAGGTCGTGGGCCTGAATGCGCACCAGCCCATTTTCGGTTTCGGCTTTGAACAGGAACGCTCCGGGAAGTGCTTTCAGGCGCTCCAGGTTGCGGGCCAGTGTCTGGTCGGTGGTGACCTTGTGCTGCCAGATGCTGTGTTTGCCCCTGAATTTGAACTCGATGGTGCTTCCCTCGATCTTCACGTGCCTTTTCAGCAAGGTGGTCAGACCATAGGTTTTGTGCTGCTGGACATAACAATCCGAGCCCACCCGGAAACGGGCAATGTACAGCAGGCGGGTCATCAGGGACAGCACTTTTCTGGGATGCAGGGTGGTTCTGCGCAGATCCCTGGCCGTTTCCATGCGCAGAGCGGGCAGGGCCTCTGCAAATTTGCCCAGCCGTTTCCATTTGACCTCGGCATTCTTCTGCATGAAATCGCTGTGGTAGCGGTACTGCAAACGTCCAGCCCTGTCCCGACCAAAAGCCTGCAGCGCTGCCTCAGGGTCTGGCGAAACAAAAACATCGGTGTAGGCAGGAGGAATGCCCAGAGCGTTCAGGCGGGCAATTTCTTCTTCTTCCATCAGGGGATCGCCTTCGGGGAGGAAATACCTGAAGTCCTCCAGCGTGTGTCCTTCTCTGCGGTAATAGCAATCCTGCAATTCCTGGGTGAGGGTGGTCATGGTACTGCCCAGTATTTGCCCCGCTTTCACAGACAGGCTGTAAGAGATGTCCGATTCTGAAGGAAGTGATCTGGGAAAGTGTTTTGTGGATTCCAGAAATCTGGGTTTGTTGCTCCTGTATAGACCTTGCTTGCAGGATCAGGACAGGTCTCTTAACCTGACGATGGTTCACCTCTAAACTTGGAGAATCGATTCGATAAACCTGTCCCGCATCCTCTCCTTCCCCGAAAGGACATCCCATGAAACCCTTCAGAATTGTTGTTGCAGGCTGCGGCGGCATGGCCCAGACCTGGGTGGAATACGCCCTGCAAAGACCCGACACCGAAATTGTGGCCCTGGTGGATGTGTTTCCCCAGAGTGCCCGGAAGATGCAGGAAAAATACAGCCTCTCCTGCCCCACCTTCAGCAGCCTTGCAGATGCGCTGCAACAGGTGGATGCCAACCTGGTGCTGGACATCACCATCCCGGACGCCCACTTTGAGGTCGCCCTCACCGCCTTTGCTGCAGGTTGTGATGTGCTGGGAGAAAAACCCATGGCCTCCTCGCTGCAAGATGCCCAGACCATGCTGGACGCCGCACAGCAGGCAGGTCGCACTTACGCCATCATGCAAAACCGCAGGTACCTGAAACCCATCCGGGCCTACCGGGATCTGGTGCACTCTGGAAAAATCGGCACCCCCGGATTTGCCACCGCCAACTTCTTCATCGGGGCACACTTTGGAGGCTTCCGGGATGCCATGGAGAGTCCATTGATCCTGGACATGGCCATCCACACCTTCGATCAGGCACGGTTCATTTTGCAGGCCGATCCGGTGTCTGTGTACTGCCAGGAATTCAACCCGAAAGGTTCCTGGTACCAGGGCAATGCTGCAGCAGTGTGCATCTTCGAAATGTCCGATGGATCGGTTTTCACCTACAACGGAAGCTGGTGCGCAGAAGGGGTGCAAACCTCCTGGGAAGCCCAGTGGCGCGTGATGGGCAGCCTGGGAAGTGCCATCTGGGATGGTCCTCAAATTTACGCCGAGGGGGTCAAAGACCCTGAACAGCAGGCTTTCCACCGGGACGTTGAGAGAATGGAGGCAAAATTCACCTGGGAGGGCAGAGAAGGCCACTTTGGCTGTCTGGACGAAATGTTCCAGGCCCTGCTTGAAAACCGCGATCCAGAAACCGTCTGCACCGACAACATCAAAAGCATGAAAATGGTGTTTGGGGCACTGGAAAGTGCCAGAACGGGGCGGAAGGTGTTGCTGTAAAGATTTGCCGAGAGCCGAGGGCCGAGGGCAAACCTGGAAGCCAAAGCTTTCGCTTTGCAGGAAGCCCAACATTTTGTAAGAACGATGCACCTCTCCATGTTCTCTGCCTTCTTCTCGATCACAGGAGGAGAATCTCAAGTGGATCTTTCAGACTTGACATGAATGTCTGAATGCCAGACCATGCTCTCGGCCCTCGGCAATGGGTCCTCAGGCCTTTCACCCCAGCAATCCCTT carries:
- a CDS encoding DNA topoisomerase IB produces the protein MTTLTQELQDCYYRREGHTLEDFRYFLPEGDPLMEEEEIARLNALGIPPAYTDVFVSPDPEAALQAFGRDRAGRLQYRYHSDFMQKNAEVKWKRLGKFAEALPALRMETARDLRRTTLHPRKVLSLMTRLLYIARFRVGSDCYVQQHKTYGLTTLLKRHVKIEGSTIEFKFRGKHSIWQHKVTTDQTLARNLERLKALPGAFLFKAETENGLVRIQAHDLNAYIREVMGPFTAKDFRTWGGTLLAAEYLSQVGLPESERQARKNLTECVKVVAADLGNTPAVVRGHYISPKVFDVYLEGRILDDFRVKNQINSEEHLTASEQALKRLLRAKTLSGQ
- a CDS encoding Gfo/Idh/MocA family protein gives rise to the protein MKPFRIVVAGCGGMAQTWVEYALQRPDTEIVALVDVFPQSARKMQEKYSLSCPTFSSLADALQQVDANLVLDITIPDAHFEVALTAFAAGCDVLGEKPMASSLQDAQTMLDAAQQAGRTYAIMQNRRYLKPIRAYRDLVHSGKIGTPGFATANFFIGAHFGGFRDAMESPLILDMAIHTFDQARFILQADPVSVYCQEFNPKGSWYQGNAAAVCIFEMSDGSVFTYNGSWCAEGVQTSWEAQWRVMGSLGSAIWDGPQIYAEGVKDPEQQAFHRDVERMEAKFTWEGREGHFGCLDEMFQALLENRDPETVCTDNIKSMKMVFGALESARTGRKVLL
- a CDS encoding PQQ-dependent sugar dehydrogenase, whose amino-acid sequence is MKKLPALAALLTFSLLGCRMMASPNPPVLVSTQLEVPSGLNTAPFNQARTLNIPSGMKIQVVARVKGARFLAVTPDGNVLVSQPKEGSISLVRPGAAYATSAFVTGLNNPHDMVFTQIEGKTYLYVSEAGRISRSEYQNGDLTRRAMEVVVDGLPTEPLPDEDNYRHILKNIAIGGGKLYVDVASSTNEDPRDLQTDPIRGAIYQYDLDGKNRKLFATGIRNAEGLAFAPDTGDLWAVINQRDDMQYPYHKDFDGDGSDDYGKVLPDFVDNNPPEQFIKVKEGGDYGWPYCNPVLNSTTGYQNMPYVADVTRNPDNSVKDCNTMTPTDMGIQAHSAPLGLTFWTGASVPEGFKNGAVVGLHGSWNRQSFTGHKVSFFPFQNGQPTGEQDLVSGWVTDAANKVRWGRPVDTAPLSDGSLLISDDESGTVYRLYQP